A single window of Anaerocolumna chitinilytica DNA harbors:
- a CDS encoding SEL1-like repeat protein — MEKDKIPVLTLSEYEEKRIREALDTITPESGPYPEDAEAMFALAQDYEKGDSKVSQSDILAFYWYGKATLLGLPGAMAELGRCFSLGRGVPENAPAAVALLSKSAQWGSPRTQNNLGWHYRYGEGVPEDMEQALEWFRKSAEGDYPNAFLNLGLCYYEGKGVLQDKKEAVRWFTKAAAHEHSRAQYYLGSCYERGEGVESNLLEALFYYRKAAEQEYAAAQSKLGEFYQFGNGLAADYGLAVFWYQKAAYQEEPLAQLRLAMCYEKGIGCQKNTEEAFRWYLKSAENDNVLACSKAGACFELGEGTEIDMVQAVKWYKKSAERGYAQAQLNLALCYKYGKGTGIDPTQAAHWYLLAAEQGDASAQVGLGLCYEWGEGVEQSFEKAFYWYGKAAVQKDEHGLFDLAQCYENGKGTEKNPQKAAGLYEAAAALGHTGAMNNLGRLYYHGILPKDVRKAKALWEQAAAMGEQMALENLEVYRREQE, encoded by the coding sequence ATGGAAAAGGATAAAATACCGGTTCTGACACTGAGCGAATATGAGGAAAAAAGAATCAGGGAGGCCTTGGATACGATAACACCGGAATCAGGACCGTATCCTGAGGACGCGGAGGCCATGTTTGCCCTGGCACAGGACTACGAGAAGGGCGATAGTAAGGTGTCGCAAAGTGATATTCTGGCCTTTTACTGGTATGGGAAAGCCACACTTTTGGGGTTGCCAGGGGCGATGGCCGAGCTTGGCAGATGCTTTAGCCTTGGAAGAGGTGTTCCGGAAAATGCACCGGCAGCAGTGGCCCTACTATCAAAGTCAGCACAGTGGGGAAGCCCCCGGACACAGAACAATCTGGGGTGGCATTATAGGTATGGAGAAGGCGTGCCTGAGGATATGGAGCAAGCGCTGGAGTGGTTCAGGAAATCTGCGGAAGGGGATTATCCCAATGCATTTCTGAACCTGGGGCTTTGTTATTATGAGGGCAAGGGTGTTTTACAGGATAAAAAGGAAGCTGTCCGGTGGTTTACAAAAGCTGCAGCCCACGAACATTCCAGGGCACAGTATTATCTGGGCAGCTGCTATGAGCGGGGCGAAGGAGTGGAGAGCAATCTTTTGGAGGCGTTGTTCTACTATAGAAAAGCCGCTGAGCAGGAATATGCCGCCGCACAGTCAAAGCTGGGAGAGTTTTATCAGTTTGGGAATGGGCTTGCGGCTGATTACGGGCTTGCGGTTTTCTGGTATCAGAAAGCAGCATATCAAGAGGAGCCCTTAGCCCAGTTGAGATTAGCCATGTGCTATGAGAAAGGGATAGGCTGCCAAAAGAATACAGAGGAAGCCTTTCGATGGTATTTAAAATCAGCTGAGAATGATAATGTGCTTGCCTGCTCAAAGGCCGGCGCCTGCTTTGAGCTTGGAGAAGGTACGGAGATTGATATGGTTCAGGCTGTAAAGTGGTATAAAAAGTCGGCGGAAAGGGGATACGCCCAGGCACAGTTAAATCTGGCGCTGTGTTATAAATACGGAAAAGGAACCGGCATAGATCCTACTCAGGCAGCCCATTGGTATCTTCTTGCGGCGGAGCAGGGAGATGCCTCGGCACAGGTCGGTCTTGGGCTGTGCTATGAGTGGGGCGAGGGTGTAGAGCAATCCTTTGAGAAGGCATTTTACTGGTATGGGAAGGCCGCTGTGCAGAAGGATGAACACGGACTTTTCGATTTGGCGCAATGCTACGAGAATGGAAAAGGAACGGAGAAAAACCCGCAGAAGGCAGCCGGGCTTTACGAGGCGGCTGCTGCGTTAGGACATACGGGAGCCATGAATAATTTAGGTCGGCTCTATTATCATGGGATTTTGCCGAAGGATGTCAGAAAAGCGAAGGCACTTTGGGAACAGGCAGCGGCCATGGGAGAACAAATGGCGCTTGAAAATCTGGAGGTATACCGCAGGGAACAAGAATGA
- a CDS encoding SMI1/KNR4 family protein, producing the protein MIWECREYASRMPKELMPIAYSGGRQICICTEGENFGRIFLWDSEEEMPEVEQPYYQNIYLLADSLTAFSKELKE; encoded by the coding sequence TTGATTTGGGAGTGCAGAGAATACGCATCCCGTATGCCGAAAGAGCTTATGCCCATTGCATATTCAGGCGGACGTCAGATTTGCATTTGTACAGAGGGAGAAAATTTCGGAAGAATATTTTTATGGGACAGCGAGGAAGAAATGCCGGAGGTGGAACAGCCCTATTATCAAAATATCTATTTATTGGCAGATTCCCTGACAGCTTTTTCAAAAGAGCTAAAGGAATAA
- a CDS encoding alpha/beta fold hydrolase, with amino-acid sequence MKRGFILIPGAGMSDWIWTKLASLLKQRAVTIPRRMEVNTYENRLNGGFEEILDYADKVIKESDLEEIILVGHSGAGLIAGELAKRNPKIKHVVFLAANLPASGGTALDSFAEEIRQKNIEGVAKQAEADRIPMKLLESTFRTYFCNRTSEEDIAYILQQEFQPEPVCVLTHRVDWQSYPPIGKTYILCTEDKTLTRQQQEDYAANLAITDLRYLESDHMCMISNAKELAKELNGIAEEYSR; translated from the coding sequence ATGAAAAGAGGATTTATCTTAATACCGGGAGCCGGCATGTCCGACTGGATCTGGACAAAGCTGGCGTCATTGTTAAAGCAAAGAGCAGTTACCATACCAAGGAGAATGGAAGTAAATACTTATGAGAACCGTCTGAACGGCGGTTTTGAGGAAATATTGGACTATGCAGACAAGGTGATCAAAGAGTCCGACCTGGAAGAGATTATTCTGGTGGGACATTCCGGAGCGGGGCTGATTGCTGGGGAGCTTGCCAAAAGAAACCCGAAAATAAAGCATGTGGTATTTCTTGCGGCCAATCTGCCGGCAAGCGGCGGGACAGCGCTGGATTCCTTCGCAGAGGAAATAAGGCAGAAGAACATCGAGGGAGTAGCTAAGCAGGCCGAGGCTGACCGGATTCCGATGAAGCTGCTGGAGAGCACCTTCCGAACTTATTTCTGCAACCGGACTTCGGAAGAGGATATAGCGTATATCTTACAGCAGGAATTCCAGCCGGAGCCGGTCTGTGTACTGACCCACAGGGTGGACTGGCAGTCCTACCCACCCATTGGAAAGACCTATATTCTGTGTACGGAGGATAAGACCCTGACCAGACAGCAGCAGGAGGATTATGCTGCCAATCTGGCTATAACCGACCTGCGTTATCTGGAAAGTGACCACATGTGCATGATAAGCAACGCCAAAGAGCTGGCGAAGGAGCTGAATGGGATTGCAGAAGAATACAGCAGGTAG
- a CDS encoding TfoX/Sxy family protein — protein MASFHPGHKQILDSFLLEIPDVRAGKMFGYPAYYVNRKMFACLYEGGLGIKVPEDVARLWLGREGIVPFQPMGKKNMREWIQINVEADASVRYLEYRSLLLISIEFVSGLMENGKGP, from the coding sequence ATGGCATCTTTTCATCCCGGGCACAAACAGATTCTCGATTCTTTTCTATTGGAAATCCCCGATGTAAGGGCAGGAAAAATGTTTGGTTATCCGGCTTATTATGTGAACAGAAAAATGTTTGCCTGTCTTTATGAGGGAGGACTGGGAATCAAGGTTCCCGAAGACGTGGCCAGACTGTGGCTGGGACGGGAGGGGATTGTACCCTTTCAGCCCATGGGCAAAAAGAATATGCGTGAGTGGATTCAAATCAATGTGGAGGCCGATGCTTCTGTCCGCTACCTGGAGTATCGTTCCTTGCTGCTGATATCCATTGAATTTGTGTCCGGTCTGATGGAAAACGGAAAAGGGCCGTGA
- a CDS encoding SMI1/KNR4 family protein — MCGEGKEGSGQMKEKSRQERILALRDKLQRLKETDTELRIFGAAGQQSGHRYTFHPVFEEELAQWETDCSLKLPEEYREYLKLAGYGTGPGYGLLSPAESRELYQQIYSSVSYYAECADTGGWFEERDFNKDTGYGRITYFHELKGKHVKRYKRLLETPLQENMSAGERDRYFMNIVPRVLSIEGGVVLTNHGHRYWDVLVVGGEMAGTVWQVDGCAGQSMRAQPDGFYERGKLVLGAKQASGFLAYMERWADQALEECKSIYHNKTHGEIKP, encoded by the coding sequence ATGTGCGGTGAAGGAAAGGAAGGGAGCGGTCAGATGAAGGAAAAGAGCAGGCAGGAAAGAATTCTGGCACTTCGGGATAAGCTGCAGAGATTAAAGGAAACGGACACAGAGCTTCGCATATTCGGCGCGGCTGGACAGCAGTCGGGGCACCGGTATACGTTCCATCCGGTTTTCGAGGAGGAATTGGCGCAATGGGAAACGGATTGCAGTCTGAAATTACCGGAGGAATACCGGGAATATTTAAAACTGGCAGGCTACGGAACCGGACCGGGTTATGGGCTTTTATCTCCTGCGGAGTCAAGAGAGCTGTATCAGCAAATCTACAGTTCCGTCAGTTATTATGCTGAGTGTGCAGACACCGGCGGCTGGTTTGAAGAAAGAGATTTTAATAAGGATACCGGCTACGGAAGAATTACTTATTTTCATGAGCTGAAAGGCAAGCATGTAAAACGATACAAAAGATTGTTGGAGACTCCGCTGCAGGAGAATATGAGTGCAGGGGAGCGCGACCGGTATTTTATGAACATTGTTCCTCGTGTCCTTTCCATAGAAGGGGGTGTAGTTCTTACGAATCACGGACACAGGTATTGGGACGTGTTGGTAGTCGGGGGCGAGATGGCAGGAACTGTCTGGCAGGTAGATGGATGTGCCGGTCAGAGCATGAGAGCACAACCGGACGGATTTTATGAAAGAGGAAAACTAGTTTTGGGTGCAAAGCAAGCCTCCGGCTTTCTGGCCTATATGGAAAGGTGGGCGGATCAGGCTTTGGAGGAGTGCAAAAGCATATATCATAACAAGACCCATGGGGAGATTAAACCGTAA